CAGACAGCGCATGAAGAAGTAGGCACGATCGTTGATATCCAATCATTGGGAGTCTGCCCCTATCTCACGTGCGGTTACCCGGACAGGCTCCTAGCGCAGGTAGCTGAGCCCCTCCGCCAGCGGCGTGAGCTTGATCCCCAGGTCGCGCAGTACCGCCGTGTTGTCCACCGGCTCCTCCATCAGCACGAAGTCCACGGCGGCGGGCGAGAGGGGCGGGTCCGGCAGGATCTGCAGCGGCCAAGCGGCCAGCTTCACCAGTCCCGCGGGGGCGTGGAGCAGCGGCCTGCGCCGGCCCATCACACGGAGCATCGTGCGGACGATCTCGTCCATGGTCAGCTCCTCTGGCCCGCCGATCTCGTAGGTCTGGTTCACCGCGGCCTCCGCGCCCAAGCTGGCGGCCACCGCCGCGGCCAGGTCGCCGACGTAGAGCGGCTGCACGCGGGTGCGGCCGCTGCCGATCACCGGCACGAAGGGCAGCACCCGGGCGAAGGTGGCGAACTTGTTCAGGCTGCGGTCCTCCGGGCCGTAGACCCACGAGGGCCGGAAGATGGTGTAGGGGATGCCGCTCTCCCGGACCGCCTTCTCGGCCATGAGCTTGGCGAGGAACCAGGGCTTCGTCTGCCCCTCCCGGGTTCCGGCCCCGGACATGTAGACGAACCGGCGCACCCCGGCGCGCCTGGCCGCCTCGACCAGCCGCACGGTCCCCTCGCCGTCGACCTTCACGTAGGTGTGGCCCCGGCGGGGGTTTTCCACCGGGTGGTTGGGGAACTGAATCGCGGCCACGACGACCTCGACGCCCTCCAGGGCCGGGCCCAGGGTGGAGGCGTCAGCGGTGTCGCCCCGGCGCAGCTCCACCCCCTGGGGCAGCCTGCCCTGCGCCCGGCCGGGGCTGCGGGACATGGCGATCACGCGGTGTCCGTCCGCCAGAAGCCGCCGCACGATGTGCGAGCCGATGAACCCCGTGCCGCCGGCCACCAGTACCACTGCCATCGGTGTTCCCTCCTCTGCGTTCCCCCGTTGTGCACCTTCATCGTACTGTGCCTGTTCCGACTGGTACAGACTCCGGCGCCTCGCTGTCCGGAAAGGGCCACGTCTAGGCCCCCGAACTTCGCCCTTGCCCCTGTTATACCCCGTAGGGTATGATAGAAACCAGACGTGTCCCACCACAACCCATGGGGGTGTCTTCGTGGAGTTCGCGTACGAGGTGAAGACGGAAAAGAGCCTGAGCGAGGCCGTGGCCGCGGTGCAGGCGGCGCTGGCCGAGCGGAAGTTCAGCGTCCTGTTTGAGCTGAACGTCACGCAGACGCTGGAGTCGAAGGGGTTCGACCTGCCCCACGAGATCCGCATCCTCGAGGTGTGCAGCGCGCCGCTCGCCAAGCGCGCCTTCGATGCCAACCCGTCCGTGGCCTACTTCCTGCCGTGCAAGGTCGTCGTCAAGCGCGTGGACGGGCAGACGACCATCGGCTTCACCAGCCCCGGGGCGCTGCTGTCGCTCATGGGCGACCCGCGGCTCGACGCCGTGGGGCAGGAGGTGGCGGTCGCGCTGACCGCGGTGGTGGACGCCGCCCGGTAGCGGCACCGGCCGGCAGGCAGACCCGGGAACAGGAGAGTGACCCGCTCGTGCAGAACCTTCCGCATTCAGGAGGTGGCATGAGCGGGTCATGAACATGTTGCAGATGAAACAGTTGGGCGTGGTGGCCCTGGCGGCGGTCAACCTGGTGCTGCTGGCCTGGGCCGTGGCGGCCGCCCGGCAGCGCCGTGCAATGCCCGACGGGTACTACCGGGTGCTGCCGGCCTCGATCGCCATCGCCCTGTTCCAGCTGGGCGTGGGGGCGTTCTTCCTGCTCCAGGGACGCCAGCCGTACCTGCAGCACCTGCTCTACGGCGGGCTTGTGGGGGTCGGGGCCCTGCTGCAGTTCCTGCTGCGCCCGGGCAGCCCGGCAGGCCAGGCCTACCGGAACCGCCCGCTGGTGCACGCGGTGCTGGCCCTGTTCGTCGCCCTGGTCGGCATCCGGTCG
This is a stretch of genomic DNA from Symbiobacterium terraclitae. It encodes these proteins:
- a CDS encoding complex I NDUFA9 subunit family protein, encoding MAVVLVAGGTGFIGSHIVRRLLADGHRVIAMSRSPGRAQGRLPQGVELRRGDTADASTLGPALEGVEVVVAAIQFPNHPVENPRRGHTYVKVDGEGTVRLVEAARRAGVRRFVYMSGAGTREGQTKPWFLAKLMAEKAVRESGIPYTIFRPSWVYGPEDRSLNKFATFARVLPFVPVIGSGRTRVQPLYVGDLAAAVAASLGAEAAVNQTYEIGGPEELTMDEIVRTMLRVMGRRRPLLHAPAGLVKLAAWPLQILPDPPLSPAAVDFVLMEEPVDNTAVLRDLGIKLTPLAEGLSYLR
- a CDS encoding DUF302 domain-containing protein, with protein sequence MEFAYEVKTEKSLSEAVAAVQAALAERKFSVLFELNVTQTLESKGFDLPHEIRILEVCSAPLAKRAFDANPSVAYFLPCKVVVKRVDGQTTIGFTSPGALLSLMGDPRLDAVGQEVAVALTAVVDAAR